A single genomic interval of Candidatus Hydrogenedentota bacterium harbors:
- a CDS encoding ABC transporter permease, whose amino-acid sequence MRILAVAQNTFREAVRDKVLYVLLFFAGATILGSKALGWISIGQDIKIVKDISLASVSIFGVLIAIFVGTNLVYKEIDKRTIYTIICRPMRRWEFIVGKYLGMALLLAVVTVSMAIITGGYVLLLGGALDTTFALAVLLIYWELLLVTALAILLSTVTSPILGAIIVFCAYVVGHATTVLIDLPEQFHGTVAEKIMAVVYYALPNLSNFNIRAEAANGVPVAPEYVLWALVYGTIYTIMLLVMASLAFEDKDV is encoded by the coding sequence ATGAGAATCCTCGCCGTCGCGCAAAACACGTTCCGCGAAGCGGTTCGCGATAAGGTCCTCTACGTGCTTCTGTTCTTCGCGGGCGCAACGATACTGGGATCGAAGGCTCTCGGCTGGATCAGCATCGGGCAGGACATCAAGATTGTCAAGGACATATCACTGGCATCCGTATCTATCTTCGGCGTGCTCATCGCCATATTCGTGGGCACCAATCTTGTCTATAAGGAAATCGACAAACGGACAATCTATACGATCATTTGCCGTCCGATGCGCCGCTGGGAGTTCATTGTCGGCAAATATCTGGGAATGGCGCTGCTGCTGGCCGTGGTGACCGTCTCGATGGCCATCATCACCGGAGGCTACGTGTTGCTGTTGGGTGGTGCGCTCGACACGACATTCGCGCTTGCGGTGCTTCTGATCTATTGGGAATTGCTCCTGGTCACGGCGCTCGCCATCCTTCTCAGCACGGTCACATCGCCCATACTGGGCGCCATTATCGTCTTCTGCGCGTACGTGGTCGGCCACGCCACCACGGTTCTCATCGACCTGCCCGAGCAGTTCCACGGGACCGTCGCGGAGAAGATCATGGCGGTTGTTTACTACGCCTTGCCAAACCTCTCCAATTTCAACATCCGCGCGGAGGCGGCGAATGGTGTACCGGTGGCGCCCGAATACGTTTTGTGGGCGCTCGTGTACGGTACGATCTACACGATCATGCTCCTCGTCATGGCATCGCTGGCGTTTGAGGACAAGGACGTCTAA